Proteins encoded together in one Hymenobacter monticola window:
- a CDS encoding M23 family metallopeptidase, with protein sequence MALLALGGCSKQQTLQALFQKSTPHEAYARQLHQAGFDQRPAGRAWLGAAAQALRDSLVVALPFAETGYFRPERPAAASYRYAVRAGEQVHVSLALAPGVNARVFVDAFEVGPGRRLLPLASADTLVLDFRYRAENDGQHLLRLQPELLAAGRYTLRLTREPSLSVFPVQGRTDAAVGSFWGAARDAGARQHEGIDIFAPRGTPAVAAVAGYITRTGETPLGGRVVWLAADGRPDHLYYAHLDRQLVTPGQHVQPGDTLGLVGNTGNARTTVPHLHFGIYRGGRGALDPFPFVQRPAAPAPAQAGPDRRGEFVRLRKEAALQATAALKKNRKPELAAIPVRVPLLVVGQQGAALRVQLPSGELGYVAAQGVVAAAATPLRRLSLSGPTELHVGPSATAPAIGALAAGTAVAVLGQAETYSLVRGPKGETGWAVL encoded by the coding sequence GTGGCTTTGCTGGCTCTGGGCGGCTGCAGCAAGCAGCAAACCTTGCAGGCCCTGTTTCAAAAATCAACCCCGCACGAGGCCTACGCCCGCCAGCTGCACCAGGCCGGCTTCGACCAGCGCCCCGCCGGCCGCGCCTGGCTGGGGGCCGCCGCCCAGGCCCTGCGCGACTCGCTGGTGGTCGCCCTACCCTTTGCCGAAACCGGCTATTTCCGCCCCGAGCGGCCCGCTGCCGCCAGCTACCGCTACGCCGTGCGCGCCGGCGAGCAGGTACACGTGAGCCTGGCCCTGGCGCCGGGCGTGAATGCGCGCGTGTTCGTCGATGCCTTTGAAGTAGGGCCGGGCCGCCGCCTGCTGCCTCTAGCCAGTGCCGATACCTTGGTGCTCGATTTCCGCTACCGGGCCGAAAACGACGGGCAGCACCTGCTGCGCCTGCAGCCCGAGCTGCTGGCCGCCGGCCGCTACACCCTGCGCCTAACCCGCGAGCCCAGCCTGAGCGTGTTCCCGGTGCAGGGCCGAACCGATGCGGCCGTGGGCAGCTTCTGGGGCGCGGCGCGCGATGCCGGGGCCCGCCAGCACGAGGGCATCGACATTTTTGCCCCGCGCGGCACGCCGGCCGTGGCGGCCGTGGCCGGCTACATCACCCGCACCGGCGAAACCCCACTGGGCGGCCGCGTGGTGTGGCTGGCCGCCGACGGCCGCCCCGACCACCTCTACTACGCCCACCTCGACCGGCAGCTTGTGACACCCGGCCAGCACGTGCAGCCCGGCGACACCCTGGGCCTGGTGGGCAACACCGGCAACGCCCGCACCACCGTGCCGCACCTGCATTTCGGCATCTACCGCGGCGGCCGCGGCGCCCTCGACCCTTTTCCGTTTGTGCAGCGCCCGGCCGCCCCGGCCCCCGCGCAGGCTGGCCCTGACCGCCGGGGCGAGTTTGTGCGGTTGCGAAAAGAAGCCGCTTTGCAAGCCACGGCTGCTTTGAAGAAAAACCGCAAGCCGGAGCTGGCAGCCATTCCGGTTCGCGTGCCGCTGCTGGTGGTGGGGCAGCAGGGCGCGGCTTTACGCGTGCAGCTGCCTTCGGGTGAGCTGGGCTACGTGGCGGCGCAAGGCGTGGTGGCCGCGGCGGCCACGCCGCTGCGCCGCCTCAGCCTCAGTGGGCCTACCGAGTTGCACGTGGGGCCGAGTGCTACGGCGCCGGCTATTGGCGCGCTGGCGGCGGGTACCGCGGTAGCCGTGCTGGGCCAGGCCGAAACCTACAGTCTGGTGCGCGGGCCCAAGGGCGAAACCGGCTGGGCCGTGCTCTAG